Proteins from one Tenrec ecaudatus isolate mTenEca1 chromosome 8, mTenEca1.hap1, whole genome shotgun sequence genomic window:
- the NEFL gene encoding neurofilament light polypeptide: MSSFSYEPYYASSYKRRYAETPRVHLSGVRSGYSSARSAYSSYSAPGSSSLSVRRSYSSSSGSLMPSLESLDLSQVAAISNDLKSIRTQEKAQLQDLNDRFASFIERVHELEQQNKVLEAELLVLRQKHSEPSRFRALYEQEIRDLRLAAEDATNEKQALQGEREGLEETLRTLQARYEEELLSREDAEGRLMEARKGADEAALARAELEKRIDSLMDEIAFLKKVHEEEIAELQAQIQYAQISVEMDVSTKPDLSAALKDIRAQYEKLAAKNMQNAEEWFKSRFTVLTESAAKNTDAVRAAKDEVSESRRLLKAKTLEIEACRGMNEALEKQLQELEDKQNADISAMQDTINKLENELRSTKSEMARYLKEYQDLLNVKMALDIEIAAYRKLLEGEETRLSFTSVGNITSGLTSGYSQSSQVFGRSAYGGLQTSSYLMSARSFPAYYTSHVQEEQIEVEETIEAAKAEEAKDEPPSEGEAEEEEKEKEEGEEEEGAEEEEAAKEDSEDAKEEEEEGGEGEGEEETKEAEEEEEKKEEGAVEEKAPKKKD, from the exons ATGAGTTCCTTCAGCTACGAGCCGTACTACGCGAGCTCCTACAAGAGGCGCTACGCGGAGACGCCCCGGGTGCACCTCTCCGGCGTGCGCAGCGGCTACAGCAGCGCGCGCTCCGCTTACTCCAGCTACTCGGCGCCGGGCTCCTCCTCGCTGTCCGTGCGCCGCAGCTACTCGTCCAGCTCCGGCTCGTTGATGCCCAGTCTCGAGAGCCTCGACCTGAGCCAGGTGGCCGCCATCAGCAACGACCTCAAGTCGATCCGCACCCAGGAGAAGGCGCAGCTGCAGGACCTCAACGACCGCTTCGCCAGCTTCATCGAGCGCGTGCACGAGCTGGAGCAGCAGAACAAGGTCCTGGAGGCCGAGCTGCTGGTGCTGCGCCAGAAGCACTCGGAGCCGTCCCGCTTCCGCGCGCTGTACGAGCAGGAGATCCGCGACCTGCGCCTGGCGGCCGAGGACGCCACCAACGAGAAGCAGGCGCTGCAGGGCGAGCGCGAAGGGCTGGAGGAGACTCTGCGCACCCTGCAGGCGCGCTACGAGGAGGAGCTGCTGAGCCGCGAGGACGCCGAGGGCCGCCTGATGGAGGCGCGCAAAGGCGCCGACGAGGCCGCCCTCGCCCGCGCGGAACTCGAAAAGCGCATCGACAGCCTGATGGACGAGATCGCCTTTCTGAAGAAGGTGCACGAAGAGGAGATCGCCGAGCTGCAGGCGCAGATCCAGTACGCGCAGATCTCCGTGGAGATGGACGTGTCCACCAAGCCCGACCTCTCCGCCGCGCTCAAGGACATCCGCGCGCAGTACGAGAAGCTGGCCGCCAAGAACATGCAGAACGCCGAGGAGTGGTTCAAGAGCCGCTTCACCGTGCTGACCGAGAGCGCAGCCAAGAACACCGACGCGGTGCGCGCAGCCAAGGACGAGGTGTCCGAGAGCCGACGCCTGCTCAAGGCCAAGACCCTGGAGATCGAAGCGTGCCGCGGCATGAATGAAGCCCTGGAGAAGCAGCTGCAGGAGCTGGAGGACAAACAGAACGCTGACATTAGTGCTATGCAG GACACCATCAACAAATTAGAAAACGAGCTAAGAAGCACGAAGAGTGAAATGGCTCGGTACCTGAAAGAGTACCAGGACCTCCTCAACGTGAAGATGGCTTTGGATATTGAGATTGCCGCTTACAG GAAACTTCTGGAAGGTGAGGAGACCCGGCTTAGCTTCACCAGTGTGGGAAACATAACCAGTGGCCTAACCAGTGGCTACTCCCAGAGTTCCCAGGTCTTCGGGCGATCTGCCTACGGTGGTTTGCAGACCAGCTCCTACTTGATGTCCGCCCGCTCCTTCCCAGCGTATTACACCAGCCACGTGCAGGAAGAGCAGATTGAGGTGGAGGAGACCATTGAGGCAGCGAAAGCCGAGGAGGCCAAGGACGAGCCCCCTTCTGAAGGAGAAgcggaagaggaggagaaggagaaggaagagggtgaggaagaggagggagccgAAGAGGAGGAAG ctgCCAAGGAAGACTCTGAAGATgcaaaggaagaggaagaagaaggtggtgaaggagaaggagaagaagaaaccaaagaagctgaagaggaagaagagaaaaaagaagaaggtgctgtggaggAGAAAGCACCCAAGAAGAAAGATTGA